The DNA sequence GCGCAGAAAGGGCACGATCTGGTCGTCGAGATCGAACTCCTCAATCCCTTCAATCTGCGATCTATCGGCGCAACCAAGGAAAGCATTCTCGATGTGAAAGCCCGGGACAACCGCGGCCGCTGGATCAACGTCGAGATACAGATCGCCGGAGACGAGAACTTCGCC is a window from the Alkalispirochaeta americana genome containing:
- a CDS encoding PD-(D/E)XK nuclease family transposase, translated to MDRIERPLNPMADVFVRYLLGSEENKDILIDFINAVFAQKGHDLVVEIELLNPFNLRSIGATKESILDVKARDNRGRWINVEIQIAGDENFA